In Mycobacterium sp. Aquia_216, a genomic segment contains:
- a CDS encoding primosomal protein N', translating into MSATGGARLPVEVEPIARVLPMLSVPHLDREFDYLVSAEQSDDAQPGVRVRIRFHGRLVDGFVLERRNDTDHVGKLGWLDRVVSAEPVLTPEIRRLVDAVAARYAGTRPDVLRLAVPARHARVERESTAIPPAPTPAPVDPSCWEVYSRGGQFLSALAESRAARAVWQALPGEQWADRFAEAAAQTLRAGRAALAIVPDQRDLDALWLAATARIDEDSVVALSAGLGPAARYRRWLAALRGKARLLIGTRSAVFAPLDDLGLVMVWSDADDSLAEPRAPYPHAREVAMLRAHQARCAALIGGYARTAEAHALVRSGWAHDIVATRPVVRARTPRVVALDDTGYADERDPAARSARIPSIALRAARSSLQSGAPVLVQVPRRGYVPSLACGRCRAIARCRHCTGPLSLAESLQERGPGAVCRWCGRAEPALRCARCGSDAVRAVVVGARRTAEELGRAFAGTQVITSAGDAIVAEVAAHPALVVATPGAEPRADGGYGAALLLDTWALLGRQDLRAAEDALWRWMTAAALVRSRGDGGVVTVIADSVIPTVQSLIRWDPVGHAEADLAARSEVGLPPSVHMAAVDGSADAVGALLDEARLPDGADLLGPVDLPPGVRRPPGTPAGVPVIRMLVRVSREQGLQLAASLRRGVGVLSARQTHEPVRVQIDPLQIG; encoded by the coding sequence ATGAGCGCGACCGGTGGTGCGCGCCTGCCCGTCGAAGTGGAACCGATCGCCCGGGTGCTGCCGATGCTGTCGGTGCCGCATCTGGATCGTGAGTTCGACTACCTGGTGTCGGCCGAACAATCCGATGACGCCCAGCCGGGAGTGCGGGTGCGGATCCGTTTTCACGGCCGGCTGGTGGACGGGTTTGTGCTGGAACGCCGCAACGACACCGACCACGTCGGCAAGCTGGGCTGGTTGGATCGCGTCGTGTCGGCCGAACCGGTGCTCACCCCGGAAATCCGCCGATTGGTCGACGCCGTGGCGGCGCGCTATGCCGGGACGCGACCGGACGTATTGCGGCTGGCCGTCCCGGCCCGGCACGCCAGGGTGGAGCGGGAATCCACCGCGATCCCGCCGGCGCCGACCCCCGCGCCCGTCGACCCGTCCTGCTGGGAGGTGTACAGCCGCGGCGGCCAGTTCCTGTCCGCCCTGGCGGAGTCGCGTGCCGCGCGGGCCGTGTGGCAGGCGCTGCCGGGCGAGCAGTGGGCGGACCGCTTTGCCGAGGCCGCGGCGCAGACGCTCCGCGCCGGGCGCGCGGCGCTGGCGATCGTGCCCGATCAACGGGATCTGGATGCGCTGTGGCTGGCCGCGACCGCCCGGATCGACGAGGACAGTGTGGTGGCGCTGTCGGCGGGCCTGGGGCCGGCGGCTCGCTACCGGCGTTGGCTGGCGGCGCTGCGGGGCAAGGCGCGATTGCTGATCGGCACCCGCAGTGCGGTTTTCGCGCCGCTGGACGACCTGGGACTGGTCATGGTCTGGTCGGATGCCGACGACAGCCTGGCCGAGCCCCGGGCTCCCTACCCGCATGCCCGTGAGGTGGCGATGCTGCGCGCGCATCAGGCCCGGTGTGCGGCGCTGATCGGCGGCTACGCCCGCACCGCCGAGGCCCACGCCCTGGTGCGCAGCGGTTGGGCCCACGACATCGTCGCGACGCGGCCCGTGGTGCGGGCCCGCACGCCGCGGGTGGTCGCCCTCGACGACACCGGCTACGCCGACGAGCGGGACCCGGCGGCACGCTCCGCGCGGATACCGTCCATCGCGCTGCGCGCCGCCCGCTCGTCGCTGCAGTCCGGGGCGCCGGTGCTGGTCCAGGTGCCGCGCCGCGGCTACGTGCCGTCGCTGGCCTGCGGGCGCTGCCGCGCCATCGCTCGCTGCCGGCACTGCACCGGGCCCCTCTCACTAGCCGAGTCGTTGCAAGAGCGCGGACCCGGGGCGGTGTGCCGGTGGTGCGGACGTGCCGAACCGGCGCTGCGCTGCGCCCGGTGCGGGTCGGATGCGGTACGCGCGGTGGTCGTCGGGGCCCGGCGCACCGCCGAGGAGCTGGGCCGCGCTTTCGCGGGCACACAGGTCATCACCTCGGCGGGTGATGCGATCGTGGCCGAGGTGGCCGCCCACCCGGCCCTGGTGGTCGCCACGCCGGGCGCCGAACCCCGCGCCGACGGCGGGTACGGCGCCGCGCTGCTGCTGGATACCTGGGCACTGTTGGGTCGCCAGGATTTGCGCGCCGCCGAGGACGCGCTGTGGCGCTGGATGACCGCTGCGGCGCTGGTGCGATCCCGCGGCGACGGCGGAGTGGTGACCGTGATCGCCGACTCGGTCATCCCGACGGTGCAATCGCTGATCCGGTGGGATCCGGTGGGTCACGCCGAGGCTGATCTGGCGGCTCGAAGCGAGGTCGGGCTGCCGCCCAGCGTGCACATGGCAGCCGTCGACGGCAGCGCCGACGCGGTGGGAGCATTGCTCGACGAGGCCCGGCTGCCCGACGGTGCAGACCTGCTCGGCCCGGTCGATCTGCCGCCGGGTGTGCGCCGGCCGCCGGGCACCCCCGCCGGTGTGCCGGTGATCAGGATGCTGGTGCGGGTCAGCCGCGAGCAGGGTCTACAGCTGGCGGCAAGCCTGCGCCGCGGTGTTGGTGTGCTGAGCGCCCGGCAAACTCACGAACCGGTGCGGGTGCAGATCGACCCCCTGCAAATCGGGTAG
- a CDS encoding flavin-containing monooxygenase has product MSPEINEDPDYQTVIVGAGFSGIGAAIKLDKAGLSDYLVIEAGDGVGGTWHWNTYPGIAVDIPSFSYQFSFEQSRHWSRTYAPGRELKAYAEHCVDKYGIRSRIRFNTKVFAAEFDDQYSLWRLQTDQGGTLTARFLISASGVLTVPNLPDIDGVDSFDGLTMHTARWDHRQDLTGKRVAVIGTGASAVQVIPEIAPIVAQLTVFQRTPIWCFPKFDVPMPAPLRWAMRIPGGKTAQRLLSQAFVEVTFTIAAHYFTMVPLASRMGDAGRRYLREQVDDPDVREQLTPQYAVGCKRPGFHNRYLATFNRDNVRLVTEPIDKITPAAVATADGEHHEIDVLVLATGFKVMDADNMPTFSITGSGGTTLTEFWNKHRLQAYEGVSVPGFPNMFSVMGPYGYVGSSYFALIEAQTHHIVRCLEQARRDGAARVEVTENANDRYFAEMMRKRHRQIFWQDSCRLANSYYFDKNGDVPLRPATTFQAYWRSRRFDLDDYRFTGAGT; this is encoded by the coding sequence ATGAGCCCGGAGATCAACGAGGACCCCGACTATCAGACCGTGATCGTCGGCGCCGGATTCTCCGGTATCGGCGCCGCGATCAAGCTCGACAAGGCCGGGCTCTCCGACTACCTGGTGATCGAAGCCGGCGACGGTGTGGGCGGCACCTGGCACTGGAACACCTATCCCGGTATCGCCGTGGACATTCCGTCGTTCTCCTATCAGTTCTCCTTCGAGCAGAGTCGGCATTGGTCGCGCACCTACGCGCCCGGCCGCGAACTGAAGGCCTACGCCGAACACTGCGTCGACAAGTACGGCATCCGATCGCGGATTCGGTTCAACACCAAGGTTTTTGCCGCCGAGTTCGACGACCAGTACTCGTTATGGCGTCTGCAGACGGATCAGGGTGGCACCCTCACAGCCAGATTCCTGATCAGCGCCAGTGGCGTGCTCACCGTGCCTAACCTGCCCGACATCGACGGCGTGGACTCCTTCGACGGCCTCACCATGCACACCGCCCGCTGGGATCACCGGCAAGACCTGACCGGCAAGCGCGTCGCGGTCATCGGCACCGGCGCCTCGGCCGTGCAGGTCATCCCGGAGATCGCGCCAATTGTCGCTCAGCTCACCGTGTTTCAACGTACCCCGATCTGGTGCTTCCCCAAGTTCGACGTCCCGATGCCCGCGCCGCTGCGCTGGGCGATGCGGATCCCCGGTGGAAAGACCGCCCAGCGACTGCTCAGCCAGGCGTTCGTCGAGGTGACCTTCACGATCGCGGCGCACTACTTCACGATGGTTCCGCTGGCCAGCCGGATGGGGGACGCCGGCCGCCGCTATCTGCGTGAGCAGGTCGACGACCCGGACGTGCGCGAGCAACTCACTCCCCAGTACGCCGTGGGATGCAAACGGCCCGGCTTTCACAACAGATACCTGGCCACGTTCAACCGCGACAACGTGCGGCTGGTCACCGAGCCAATCGACAAGATCACGCCCGCGGCGGTGGCCACCGCCGACGGCGAGCACCACGAGATCGATGTGCTGGTGCTGGCGACGGGTTTCAAGGTGATGGACGCGGACAACATGCCGACTTTTTCGATCACCGGAAGCGGCGGCACCACGCTGACCGAGTTCTGGAACAAACACCGCCTGCAGGCCTACGAGGGCGTCAGCGTTCCGGGATTTCCGAACATGTTCAGCGTCATGGGTCCGTACGGCTACGTCGGCTCGTCGTATTTCGCGCTGATCGAGGCGCAGACCCACCACATCGTGCGGTGCCTGGAGCAGGCCCGGCGCGACGGTGCGGCGCGGGTCGAGGTGACCGAGAACGCCAATGACCGCTACTTCGCCGAGATGATGCGCAAACGGCACCGCCAGATCTTCTGGCAGGACAGCTGCCGACTGGCCAACAGCTACTACTTCGACAAGAACGGTGACGTGCCGCTGCGTCCCGCCACCACGTTCCAGGCGTACTGGCGCAGCCGTCGTTTCGACCTCGACGACTATCGATTCACCGGCGCAGGCACCTGA
- a CDS encoding Lrp/AsnC family transcriptional regulator: MQALDGHILHALQLSPRAPFRRIAEVIGASEQTVARRYHALRREGVLRVVGVVNPRVYGECQWVVRVRAKPDDLPRLAEALVRRPEVTHVNVLSGGTELVCVVRAPLDSAEAGLLHRLPRTSTVLDMRVDLVLNVFGSPMHAHWTGYGHVLDTLQVAALQPPDCAHPDRPAGPTADDQPLLDAVAQDGRISDSALAGLTGWSAARVKRRLVALQAGGTLSYDLDVLPERLGFMLNAIIWVSVAPCHLASVAEQIVRHDEVASVATVSGPANLMIVVICRSAAHLYRYLAERLSTVDHIQSYDVSVRSKRLKQVGSLVAHGRLIRAG, translated from the coding sequence ATGCAAGCTCTCGACGGTCATATTCTCCACGCGCTACAGCTGTCGCCGCGGGCGCCGTTCCGGCGTATCGCCGAGGTCATCGGCGCCTCTGAACAGACCGTCGCGCGCCGCTACCACGCCCTGCGCCGCGAGGGCGTGCTGCGCGTCGTCGGCGTGGTCAACCCGCGGGTGTATGGCGAATGCCAATGGGTCGTCCGCGTACGCGCCAAACCCGACGACCTACCCCGGCTCGCCGAAGCGCTGGTCCGCCGGCCCGAGGTCACCCACGTCAACGTGTTATCAGGTGGCACCGAATTGGTCTGCGTTGTCCGCGCTCCCCTCGACAGCGCCGAGGCGGGGCTGTTGCACCGTCTGCCCCGCACCTCAACGGTCCTCGATATGCGGGTCGACTTGGTACTCAACGTGTTCGGCTCACCGATGCACGCGCACTGGACCGGCTACGGGCACGTCTTGGACACGCTCCAGGTCGCCGCGCTGCAGCCACCGGACTGCGCGCACCCGGATCGGCCCGCCGGACCGACGGCCGATGATCAGCCGCTGCTGGATGCGGTGGCCCAAGATGGCCGCATTTCCGACAGCGCACTGGCTGGGCTCACCGGGTGGTCGGCGGCCCGCGTCAAGCGCCGGTTGGTCGCCCTGCAGGCCGGCGGCACCCTTTCCTACGACCTCGACGTGCTGCCGGAGCGGCTCGGATTCATGCTGAACGCGATAATCTGGGTATCGGTTGCGCCGTGCCATCTTGCGTCGGTGGCCGAGCAGATTGTGCGCCACGACGAGGTCGCCTCGGTCGCCACGGTCAGCGGCCCCGCCAATCTGATGATCGTGGTGATCTGCCGCAGCGCGGCACACCTTTACCGCTACCTGGCTGAGCGTCTGTCGACCGTCGACCACATCCAGTCCTACGACGTCAGCGTCCGCAGCAAGCGGCTCAAGCAGGTGGGCTCGCTGGTCGCGCACGGCCGGCTGATCCGCGCCGGCTAG
- a CDS encoding pyridoxamine 5'-phosphate oxidase family protein, translating to MAKEFSRLDESLREFIESQAMFFVATAPSEGGRINLSPKGYQDTFAVIDEHTVAYLDLFGSGAETIAHLRDNGRITLMFCSFTRNSRILRLFGTGRAVRPDDSEFPSLLAHFGDQHSGIRAAIVIDVERIADACGYAVPYYELVDERPVLDKAHAQATDEKFASAVGRNRHSIDGLPALDADHPLPSSIER from the coding sequence ATGGCAAAAGAGTTTTCGCGTCTCGACGAATCACTGCGAGAATTCATCGAGAGCCAGGCCATGTTCTTCGTCGCGACCGCGCCGTCCGAGGGCGGGCGAATCAACCTCTCCCCCAAGGGCTATCAAGACACCTTCGCCGTGATCGACGAGCACACCGTCGCATACCTCGATCTGTTCGGCAGCGGCGCGGAGACCATCGCGCACCTGCGCGACAACGGCCGGATCACCCTGATGTTCTGCTCATTCACCCGAAACTCGCGGATCCTGCGGTTGTTCGGCACCGGGCGTGCGGTGCGCCCGGACGACTCGGAATTCCCCAGTCTCCTAGCCCATTTCGGGGACCAGCATTCCGGTATCCGGGCCGCCATCGTCATCGATGTCGAGCGGATCGCCGACGCCTGCGGATACGCGGTGCCGTACTACGAGCTCGTCGACGAACGGCCGGTGCTCGACAAGGCCCACGCACAGGCCACCGACGAAAAGTTCGCCAGCGCCGTCGGTCGCAACCGGCACAGCATCGACGGCCTGCCCGCGCTGGACGCCGACCACCCACTGCCGTCCAGCATCGAACGCTGA
- the metK gene encoding methionine adenosyltransferase has translation MSEKGRLFTSESVTEGHPDKICDAISDSVLDALLAQDPRSRVAVETLVTTGQVHVVGEVTTTAKEAFADITNTVRARILDIGYDSSDKGFDGTTCGVNIGIGAQSPDIAQGVDTAHETRVEGAADPLDAQGAGDQGLMFGYAINDTPERMPLPIALAHRLSRKLTEVRKNGTLDYLRPDGKTQVTIAYEDDVPVRLDTVVVSTQHADGIDLEKTLDPDIRKHVLKTVLEELAHDTLDASSTRVLVNPTGKFVLGGPMGDAGLTGRKIIVDTYGGWARHGGGAFSGKDPSKVDRSAAYAMRWVAKNIVAAGLAERVEVQVAYAIGKAAPVGLFIETFGTATVDPVKIEKIVPEVFDLRPGAIIRDLDLLRPIYAQTAAYGHFGRTDVELPWEQENKVDELKRAI, from the coding sequence GTGAGTGAAAAGGGTCGGCTGTTTACCAGTGAGTCGGTGACCGAGGGGCATCCCGACAAGATCTGCGACGCCATCAGCGACTCGGTCCTCGATGCGCTTCTGGCGCAGGATCCCCGCTCACGTGTCGCGGTCGAGACGCTGGTCACCACCGGGCAGGTGCACGTGGTCGGCGAGGTCACGACGACCGCCAAAGAGGCGTTCGCGGACATCACCAACACGGTGCGCGCCCGGATCCTCGACATCGGCTACGACTCGTCGGACAAGGGCTTCGACGGGACCACCTGCGGGGTGAACATCGGCATCGGCGCCCAGTCGCCCGACATCGCGCAGGGTGTCGACACCGCCCACGAGACGCGCGTCGAGGGCGCCGCGGACCCGCTGGACGCCCAGGGCGCCGGCGACCAGGGCCTGATGTTCGGCTACGCGATCAACGACACCCCGGAGCGGATGCCGCTGCCGATCGCGCTGGCCCACCGGCTGTCGCGCAAGCTGACCGAGGTCCGCAAGAACGGCACGCTGGACTACCTGCGTCCGGACGGCAAGACCCAGGTCACCATCGCCTACGAGGACGACGTCCCGGTCCGGCTGGACACCGTGGTCGTCTCCACCCAGCACGCCGACGGGATCGACCTGGAGAAGACGCTGGATCCCGACATCCGCAAGCACGTGCTCAAGACCGTGCTGGAAGAGCTGGCTCACGACACCTTGGACGCGTCGTCGACCCGGGTGCTGGTCAATCCGACCGGCAAATTCGTGCTCGGCGGTCCGATGGGCGACGCCGGCCTGACCGGCCGCAAGATCATCGTGGACACCTACGGCGGCTGGGCGCGCCACGGCGGCGGCGCCTTCTCCGGCAAGGATCCGTCCAAGGTGGACCGGTCGGCGGCGTACGCGATGCGCTGGGTGGCGAAAAACATCGTCGCAGCCGGGTTGGCGGAGCGGGTCGAGGTGCAGGTGGCCTACGCCATCGGCAAGGCCGCTCCGGTCGGGCTGTTCATCGAGACCTTCGGGACCGCGACGGTCGATCCGGTCAAGATCGAGAAGATCGTGCCCGAGGTGTTCGACCTGCGACCAGGCGCGATCATCCGCGATCTGGACCTGCTGCGCCCGATCTACGCGCAGACCGCCGCGTACGGGCACTTCGGCCGTACCGACGTGGAGCTGCCGTGGGAGCAGGAGAACAAGGTCGACGAGCTCAAGCGCGCCATCTAA
- a CDS encoding LLM class flavin-dependent oxidoreductase — MKLGIGLPNHIADVPGPAVARWARRSEEVGFESVATIDRLFYPSVDSLIALATAAGATNELTLVTNVLLAPLYPVVPLAKQLASLARVSGSRLVVGLGVGNRPDEYASTGADFHRRGRMLDAQVECMRRLWAGEPVADVTALCPVPVQIPLLFGGRSAAAVRRVITIGDGWAAGAVRHYDEQAELARRIRTGWRAAGRPGRPYLQASVNFGLGPADAVAAGRDHLARYYGFAPDYAQVNVADMVCSAADACDTVSRYRDLGFDRLLFHPTTEAVQQVDRLADAIL, encoded by the coding sequence GTGAAATTGGGAATCGGCCTGCCGAACCACATCGCCGACGTTCCCGGACCCGCCGTCGCCCGATGGGCACGTCGCAGCGAAGAGGTTGGCTTCGAATCAGTCGCGACGATCGACCGGCTGTTCTATCCGAGCGTCGACTCGCTGATCGCGCTTGCCACCGCGGCCGGCGCCACCAACGAGCTGACCCTGGTGACCAATGTTCTACTGGCCCCGCTGTATCCGGTCGTTCCGCTGGCCAAGCAGCTTGCCAGCCTGGCTCGAGTGTCCGGCAGTCGGCTGGTCGTCGGACTGGGCGTGGGCAACCGGCCCGATGAATATGCCAGCACCGGCGCCGACTTCCACCGGCGTGGCCGGATGCTCGACGCGCAGGTCGAGTGCATGCGCAGGCTGTGGGCCGGCGAACCGGTTGCCGATGTCACCGCGTTATGCCCTGTGCCCGTGCAGATTCCGCTGCTGTTCGGCGGCCGGTCCGCGGCCGCGGTGCGCAGGGTGATCACCATCGGTGACGGCTGGGCGGCCGGTGCCGTGCGCCACTATGACGAGCAGGCGGAGTTGGCGCGACGCATCCGCACCGGCTGGCGGGCCGCGGGCCGGCCCGGGCGCCCCTACCTACAGGCATCGGTGAACTTCGGGCTGGGGCCGGCCGACGCCGTCGCGGCGGGGAGAGACCATCTGGCGCGCTATTACGGATTCGCGCCGGACTACGCACAGGTCAACGTCGCCGATATGGTCTGCTCCGCGGCCGACGCCTGCGACACCGTCAGCCGGTATCGGGACCTCGGCTTCGACCGGCTGCTCTTCCATCCGACGACCGAGGCGGTCCAGCAGGTCGATCGTCTCGCGGACGCGATTCTCTAG
- a CDS encoding alpha/beta hydrolase, whose translation MPSFDKADEKPPIDPILLKVLDAVPFRLSTDDGIDAARQRFRDLPRRPVHPELRVEDRTIDGPGGSVAIRIYWPPTDSVDSAMPVVVYFHGGGFVIGDLDTHDGTARQHAAGADAIVVSVDYRLAPEHPYPAAVEDAWAATLWVAEHGAELGADTTRMALAGDSAGGNIAAAIAQQSRDDDGPPIVFQLLWYPSVLWDPSLPSFAENATAPILDTRAIAQFSRWYAGEVDLSHPPVRMAPGRAKDFTGLPPAYIGVAGYDPLRDDGISYGKLLADAGVPAEVHNAETMVHGYLGYAGVVPAATAGADRGLAALRNALQR comes from the coding sequence ATGCCCAGCTTTGACAAAGCCGACGAGAAACCTCCTATCGACCCCATTCTGCTGAAGGTACTCGACGCGGTTCCGTTCCGGCTATCGACCGACGACGGCATCGACGCTGCGCGCCAGCGGTTCCGCGACCTGCCGCGCCGGCCGGTGCACCCCGAGCTGCGTGTCGAGGACCGCACCATCGACGGGCCGGGAGGTTCCGTCGCCATCAGGATCTATTGGCCACCAACCGATTCCGTCGACAGCGCGATGCCCGTCGTCGTCTACTTCCACGGCGGCGGGTTCGTGATCGGTGACCTCGACACCCACGACGGCACCGCCCGTCAACACGCGGCGGGCGCCGACGCGATCGTGGTGTCCGTCGATTACCGGTTGGCGCCCGAGCACCCGTATCCCGCTGCCGTCGAAGACGCTTGGGCCGCAACGCTGTGGGTCGCCGAGCACGGCGCCGAGCTGGGCGCGGACACCACCCGGATGGCCCTCGCCGGGGACTCGGCGGGCGGCAACATCGCCGCAGCGATCGCCCAGCAGAGCCGCGACGACGACGGCCCGCCGATCGTCTTCCAGCTGTTGTGGTACCCCTCGGTGCTGTGGGACCCGTCGCTGCCGTCCTTCGCCGAAAACGCGACCGCGCCGATTCTCGACACCCGGGCCATCGCGCAGTTCTCCCGTTGGTACGCAGGCGAAGTCGACTTGTCCCACCCGCCGGTGCGCATGGCGCCGGGGCGGGCGAAGGACTTCACCGGCCTGCCGCCCGCCTACATCGGCGTCGCCGGGTACGACCCGCTGCGCGACGACGGCATCAGCTACGGCAAGCTGCTGGCTGACGCGGGCGTGCCTGCCGAGGTGCACAACGCCGAGACGATGGTGCACGGCTATCTCGGCTACGCGGGCGTGGTGCCCGCCGCCACGGCCGGGGCGGACCGGGGGCTCGCGGCGCTGAGGAATGCGCTACAGAGGTAA
- a CDS encoding lysoplasmalogenase, which produces MQVPYAPRVMAGGWVAACWAGIAYGVYLTVIAVHSPPGTALTGHWVLQPPFKALMALLLTVASFAHPIVSERRWLMPALLLSATGDWLLAIPWWTMSFVLGLAAFLCAHLCFMGALLPLVVREALSRTRIAVMVALCVAAVGLLVWFWPHLGQDNLTLPVTVYVVVLTAMACTALAAQLPTIWVPVGAVCFMTSDAMIAISRFILGHDALAVPIWWLYAAAMILITAGFFFGRDDAADAPDHDLRPVAG; this is translated from the coding sequence ATGCAGGTACCGTACGCACCCCGCGTCATGGCCGGAGGCTGGGTGGCGGCCTGCTGGGCGGGCATCGCCTACGGCGTCTATTTGACCGTGATCGCGGTGCACTCCCCACCGGGAACTGCACTCACCGGGCATTGGGTTCTGCAGCCGCCGTTCAAGGCGTTGATGGCGTTGCTGTTGACCGTTGCCTCGTTCGCGCACCCCATCGTCAGCGAGCGGCGCTGGTTGATGCCCGCGCTGCTGCTGTCGGCGACCGGCGACTGGCTGTTGGCGATCCCGTGGTGGACCATGTCGTTCGTCTTGGGGCTGGCGGCATTTCTGTGTGCGCACCTGTGCTTCATGGGTGCGTTGCTCCCGTTGGTGGTCAGGGAGGCATTGTCGCGCACCCGCATCGCGGTCATGGTGGCGCTGTGCGTGGCCGCGGTCGGATTGCTGGTGTGGTTCTGGCCGCACCTGGGTCAGGACAACTTGACGCTGCCGGTGACGGTTTACGTCGTCGTGCTGACCGCGATGGCGTGCACGGCGCTGGCGGCGCAACTGCCGACGATCTGGGTGCCGGTGGGCGCGGTGTGTTTCATGACATCGGACGCGATGATCGCGATCAGCCGATTCATCCTGGGCCATGACGCGCTCGCGGTGCCGATCTGGTGGCTGTATGCCGCCGCGATGATCCTGATCACGGCGGGGTTCTTCTTCGGTCGAGACGACGCCGCCGACGCCCCCGACCATGATCTCCGGCCCGTCGCGGGCTAA
- a CDS encoding SDR family oxidoreductase, with the protein MQLSGNTILVTGGGTGIGRAMAIALSGRGNRVVIAGRRTAALRAVVDAYPSIEWHSLDVTDTESVGRFAATVERRWPDLNVLINNAGVMELESVDTLDPAVSTTIVATNLLGPIVLTSVLLPTLRRQPDATIVNITSALAFVPLAIAPTYSATKAGLHSYTESLRILLRESGIQVIEIAPPRVRTEMDSPRGADSVDADEFVAEVIAALSAQSDTSEVVVEAARAVRYADREGRYCAMLTALNTGIDAADVL; encoded by the coding sequence ATGCAACTGTCCGGCAACACCATCCTGGTGACCGGTGGCGGTACCGGAATCGGGCGGGCCATGGCCATCGCGTTGTCGGGGCGCGGTAACCGAGTGGTGATCGCGGGTCGGCGAACCGCCGCGTTACGTGCCGTCGTCGACGCGTATCCGAGTATCGAGTGGCACTCCCTGGACGTCACCGACACCGAGTCCGTCGGGCGGTTCGCCGCGACGGTCGAGCGCCGGTGGCCCGATCTCAACGTGCTGATCAACAATGCGGGCGTGATGGAGCTGGAAAGCGTTGACACCCTCGATCCGGCGGTGTCGACGACCATCGTCGCGACTAATCTGCTGGGCCCGATCGTGTTGACGTCAGTGCTGTTACCGACGTTGCGGCGGCAGCCCGACGCCACGATCGTGAACATCACCTCGGCGCTCGCCTTCGTCCCGCTGGCCATCGCCCCGACCTACAGCGCAACCAAGGCCGGCCTGCACTCATATACCGAATCGCTGCGTATCCTGTTGCGGGAAAGCGGTATTCAGGTCATCGAGATTGCGCCACCGCGAGTGCGCACGGAGATGGACAGTCCTCGTGGCGCCGACTCGGTGGACGCCGACGAGTTCGTCGCGGAGGTCATCGCTGCGCTGTCCGCGCAGTCGGACACCAGCGAAGTCGTGGTCGAAGCCGCCCGTGCGGTGCGCTACGCCGACCGTGAGGGCCGCTACTGCGCGATGCTGACCGCCCTCAATACCGGCATCGACGCGGCGGATGTGCTGTGA
- a CDS encoding alpha/beta hydrolase: MIEPPLARPGIDPTFKALLDAFTVTFNADDGVELARTRLRQLKVPEEMLPPMRIEDRTIGHGDLTDIPVRIYWPPDTEAPPPVVVFYHGGGFCLGDLETHDPVARAHALAAEAIVVSVDYRLAPEHPFPAGVNDSWAALQWVGEHAAELGADPSRIAVAGDSAGGNLAAVVALLARDNGGPALAFQLLWYPVTTADLSLPSHTENAVAPVLDREVIEAFLAWYLPGVDIDGDPKTLPVTLAPANAADLSGLPPAYIGTAEHDPLRDDGARYAELLSAAGVPVELSNEPTMVHAYASFAMVIPAAAEATERGLRALRKALHP, encoded by the coding sequence ATGATTGAGCCGCCCCTGGCCCGACCGGGCATCGATCCGACGTTCAAGGCGTTGCTGGACGCCTTCACCGTGACATTCAATGCGGATGACGGCGTCGAGCTTGCCCGCACCCGACTGCGCCAGCTCAAGGTGCCGGAGGAAATGCTGCCGCCGATGCGCATCGAAGACCGGACGATCGGCCACGGTGACCTCACCGACATCCCGGTCCGAATCTACTGGCCGCCGGACACCGAGGCTCCCCCGCCCGTCGTCGTCTTCTACCACGGCGGCGGTTTCTGCCTGGGCGATCTGGAGACCCACGACCCGGTCGCCCGCGCGCACGCGCTCGCCGCCGAGGCCATCGTGGTGTCCGTCGACTACCGCCTCGCCCCCGAACACCCTTTTCCGGCCGGCGTCAACGACAGCTGGGCCGCGTTGCAGTGGGTCGGCGAGCATGCCGCCGAACTGGGCGCTGACCCGAGCCGGATCGCCGTCGCCGGTGACTCCGCCGGCGGCAACCTCGCGGCGGTGGTAGCACTGCTGGCCCGTGACAACGGCGGGCCGGCGCTGGCGTTCCAGCTGCTCTGGTATCCCGTCACCACCGCCGACCTGTCACTGCCCTCGCACACCGAGAACGCCGTCGCGCCGGTGCTGGACCGTGAAGTCATCGAGGCGTTCCTGGCCTGGTATCTGCCCGGCGTCGACATCGACGGCGATCCCAAGACGCTGCCCGTCACCCTGGCCCCGGCCAACGCCGCCGACCTGTCCGGTTTGCCGCCCGCCTACATCGGGACGGCCGAACACGATCCGCTGCGTGACGACGGGGCGCGCTACGCGGAACTGCTCAGCGCCGCGGGTGTGCCCGTCGAATTGAGCAACGAGCCCACCATGGTGCACGCCTATGCCAGCTTCGCCATGGTGATCCCCGCCGCCGCGGAGGCCACCGAGCGTGGGCTTCGGGCGCTGCGGAAGGCGTTGCATCCCTAG